One stretch of Acidimicrobiales bacterium DNA includes these proteins:
- a CDS encoding nitrilase-related carbon-nitrogen hydrolase: MGRLRVAACQLDTVVGDLNGNVERIVAGLAEAEAAGADLAVFPELALTGYPPEDLLLKPGFVGDNLQALERVARSTGRCAAVVGFVDVGRDLHNAAA; encoded by the coding sequence GTGGGTCGTCTCAGAGTCGCCGCCTGTCAGCTGGACACCGTCGTCGGCGACCTGAACGGCAACGTGGAACGCATCGTCGCCGGCCTGGCCGAGGCCGAGGCGGCCGGCGCCGACCTGGCTGTGTTCCCGGAGCTGGCCCTGACCGGCTACCCGCCCGAGGACCTCCTCCTCAAGCCCGGGTTCGTGGGCGACAACCTTCAGGCTCTGGAGCGAGTTGCCCGAAGCACCGGTCGATGCGCCGCCGTGGTCGGGTTCGTCGACGTCGGGCGCGATCTGCACAACGCCGCCGC